In one Echinicola marina genomic region, the following are encoded:
- a CDS encoding AAA domain-containing protein, whose protein sequence is MIQDLFQVYMNRLMDLSAKNRSIHLPRVISSQMIDLKDLEFLEHQNAFNYIQELLGRKKKIPLLKIADARDKNTNEVSNRIKGISQYARLTEEESGEKSLFVAWPFVEGKLPNDQIIRCPLLFFPVRLVQEGNYWYLQKKSGDQPFINKSFLLAYAHAHQISFKKEWWENAIENFSKEPRAFLTELYHYLKKELTLNFNQDLFEGKLDDFGERSSNESEKHSKTGVLKLKPNAVLGQFSQKSSFLIRDYEELKEKYTSENLEELFMDWFVQDEEQVLSLKEGNLFNTFPMDASQEEVLKTVREGGSCVVQGPPGTGKSQLICNLVIDFISRGKKVLVVSQKRAALEVVNSRLAQQGFSAFLALVHDFRADRNRLFKKIGDQIQSLERYQELNRSLDAIQLERNFSQTVRTIETHAEFLEDYRHALFNTEECGVPIKELYISSSFEDEHFNLTQYYKNYHWDSLDEFLRDFKEYNYYQPKYESPDSFWLHRVDFAQFTPNVINRFKENLQEIKELKQTAEKILGNLLYQPFEFPLVYQSFEHRNRLEELEAIVSNKEIFQTLKKLMIYPKGELDRLWLENKVDVVKKLLSEEGIEWTVSDKYVEAVYEKVLHVLQMKESWWKSISLVFYRNEYKGVWDLLKKNGLNRDREGLNLLVKMLENRLNLNHQYTLLDRKEWVDMPTKPFDFTTFNHQSHILKEALKAKFILEELGMLSPYLVFEKTDFDQYRQILQELIGINGLIEMKTTQWKNYFSPIQIKHLLTASNDEKLEMVKRTITQDFTEIVALDRLKRKLRSVDIEVINKLIDTYPEKSFEELQEVFLKGLRFSWIEHIEAKYPVLQEISLQKVKDILEEFTASVEEKIKISRFIAELRLRENTFKKLEYNRLNNLVTYRDLLHQVSKQKRLWTIKKLIEEFESEIFKLVPCWLASPETVSALFPLENRFDLVVFDESSQCFAERGLPAMLRGKQVVVAGDSQQLQPFDLYKIRLESDEEGLELESNSLLDLASNYFKKYALEGHYRSKNLSLIAFSNRYFYHDQLSMLPDMNSLNEAENSYKWVKVNGVWDKQSNKVEAEAVLEEIRGIIKDRPEVEIGVITFNYFQMELISAYISSDNAVSSAKVKVKNIENVQGDEFDEVIFSIGYAKNKVGKFTANFGLLSKEGGINRLNVAVTRARNRVVVVSSISPRDFKERQTLNPGVKMLRDYLAYAEEIASGEKVRLQEKDTAGFASSWYLKGKLEGIYGNHELKDRSISRVMDLELLEGDKYLGAILTDDDRLFSSKTAKEAFVYHSQLLRQKGWNVVFVFSRQYWLDHEDLLQTKFEMTNKKE, encoded by the coding sequence ATGATACAAGATCTCTTTCAGGTTTATATGAATAGGCTGATGGATCTGTCTGCTAAAAACAGGTCCATTCATCTTCCACGGGTAATCAGTTCCCAAATGATAGACCTGAAAGACCTTGAGTTTTTGGAGCATCAAAATGCTTTCAACTATATTCAAGAATTGTTGGGGAGGAAGAAGAAAATTCCTTTACTCAAAATAGCTGATGCTCGGGATAAAAACACCAATGAGGTTTCAAACCGTATTAAGGGAATCAGTCAATATGCAAGGCTGACAGAAGAGGAGAGTGGAGAGAAGAGTCTCTTTGTGGCCTGGCCCTTCGTGGAAGGTAAGCTGCCCAATGACCAGATTATTAGATGTCCTTTGTTGTTTTTTCCCGTCAGACTGGTTCAAGAGGGGAATTATTGGTATTTGCAAAAAAAATCTGGAGATCAGCCTTTTATCAATAAATCCTTTTTATTGGCATATGCCCATGCCCATCAAATCAGTTTTAAAAAAGAATGGTGGGAAAATGCAATAGAAAATTTTTCCAAAGAACCCAGAGCCTTTTTGACTGAGCTTTACCATTATCTCAAAAAGGAACTCACGCTTAATTTCAATCAGGATTTGTTTGAGGGAAAGCTAGATGATTTTGGAGAAAGGAGTTCCAATGAAAGCGAGAAGCATTCCAAAACTGGTGTGTTGAAATTAAAGCCCAATGCGGTTTTGGGACAGTTTTCCCAGAAGAGTTCATTTTTGATACGTGATTATGAAGAACTGAAGGAAAAATATACTTCAGAGAATCTCGAGGAACTGTTTATGGACTGGTTTGTGCAGGATGAGGAACAGGTTTTGTCCTTAAAGGAGGGGAATTTGTTCAATACATTTCCCATGGATGCAAGCCAAGAAGAAGTACTCAAAACGGTGAGAGAGGGAGGTTCTTGCGTGGTTCAGGGGCCACCAGGCACAGGTAAATCACAATTGATCTGTAACTTGGTTATTGATTTTATTTCCCGGGGCAAAAAGGTCTTGGTGGTGTCTCAGAAAAGGGCTGCACTGGAGGTGGTGAACTCGAGATTAGCTCAGCAGGGTTTTTCAGCATTTTTGGCCTTGGTTCATGATTTTAGAGCTGACAGAAATAGGCTTTTTAAGAAAATAGGAGACCAAATTCAGTCTTTAGAACGCTATCAGGAACTTAACAGAAGTTTGGATGCAATTCAATTGGAGCGCAATTTCAGCCAGACTGTAAGAACCATCGAAACACATGCGGAATTTTTGGAAGATTATCGGCATGCACTTTTTAATACAGAAGAATGTGGAGTGCCCATCAAAGAGCTATATATCAGCTCGAGTTTTGAAGATGAGCATTTTAACCTGACGCAATATTATAAAAATTACCATTGGGATTCATTAGATGAATTCCTTCGGGATTTTAAGGAGTATAATTATTATCAACCGAAGTATGAAAGTCCGGATTCATTTTGGTTGCACAGGGTGGATTTTGCCCAGTTCACGCCTAATGTGATCAATCGCTTCAAAGAGAACCTACAGGAAATAAAAGAACTGAAGCAAACAGCAGAAAAAATTCTAGGTAATCTCTTGTATCAGCCATTTGAATTTCCATTAGTCTACCAGTCGTTTGAGCATAGGAATAGGTTGGAAGAGTTGGAGGCGATCGTTTCAAATAAAGAGATTTTCCAAACCCTTAAAAAGTTGATGATATATCCCAAAGGGGAACTGGATAGGTTATGGCTGGAGAATAAGGTGGATGTAGTGAAAAAGCTACTTTCTGAAGAAGGAATAGAGTGGACAGTCAGTGACAAGTATGTGGAAGCTGTATATGAAAAAGTGTTGCATGTGCTTCAGATGAAGGAGTCATGGTGGAAGTCAATTAGCTTGGTCTTTTACAGAAATGAGTACAAGGGGGTGTGGGATTTATTGAAAAAGAATGGGCTTAACAGAGATAGGGAGGGGTTAAATTTATTGGTGAAAATGTTGGAGAATCGTTTGAACCTGAATCACCAATATACATTATTAGATCGTAAGGAATGGGTGGATATGCCCACCAAACCATTTGATTTTACGACATTCAATCATCAATCACATATTTTGAAGGAGGCATTGAAGGCCAAGTTTATTTTGGAGGAGCTGGGTATGCTTTCTCCTTATTTGGTTTTTGAAAAAACTGATTTTGACCAATATCGACAGATACTTCAGGAATTGATTGGGATCAATGGTCTGATAGAGATGAAGACTACCCAATGGAAGAATTATTTCAGTCCTATTCAGATTAAGCATTTGCTTACAGCCTCTAACGATGAAAAACTGGAGATGGTAAAGCGTACAATCACTCAGGATTTTACGGAAATAGTAGCGCTGGACAGGCTAAAGAGAAAATTACGATCAGTGGATATAGAGGTCATCAATAAGCTTATTGATACCTATCCTGAAAAGTCTTTTGAGGAATTGCAAGAAGTTTTTTTGAAGGGCTTAAGGTTCAGTTGGATAGAGCATATAGAGGCAAAATACCCCGTTTTGCAGGAGATCAGCCTTCAGAAAGTGAAGGATATCCTTGAAGAATTTACTGCTTCTGTAGAAGAGAAGATAAAAATAAGCAGGTTTATTGCAGAACTGAGGTTAAGAGAAAACACCTTCAAAAAACTTGAATACAATAGGCTTAATAATTTGGTTACCTATCGGGACCTTTTGCATCAGGTAAGTAAGCAAAAAAGGCTTTGGACAATAAAGAAGCTAATAGAGGAGTTCGAGTCGGAAATATTTAAACTGGTTCCGTGTTGGTTGGCTTCACCAGAAACTGTTTCGGCACTTTTTCCTTTGGAAAACCGCTTTGATTTGGTGGTTTTTGATGAGTCGTCACAGTGCTTTGCTGAAAGGGGACTACCTGCTATGCTTAGGGGGAAACAAGTCGTCGTTGCGGGGGATAGTCAACAATTACAGCCTTTTGATCTTTACAAGATCCGTTTGGAATCAGATGAGGAAGGCCTGGAATTGGAATCCAATTCGCTTTTGGACCTGGCATCGAATTACTTTAAGAAATATGCATTGGAAGGCCATTATCGAAGTAAGAATTTGTCGCTGATAGCTTTTTCCAACCGATATTTTTATCATGATCAACTTAGCATGTTGCCAGATATGAATTCATTGAATGAAGCGGAAAATTCATATAAATGGGTGAAGGTAAATGGTGTGTGGGATAAGCAATCCAATAAGGTTGAGGCTGAAGCAGTGTTAGAAGAAATAAGGGGAATTATCAAAGATAGGCCAGAAGTTGAAATTGGGGTGATTACTTTTAATTACTTTCAGATGGAATTGATTTCAGCGTATATTTCTTCAGATAACGCTGTGTCCTCGGCAAAGGTGAAGGTGAAGAATATTGAAAATGTACAAGGGGATGAATTTGATGAAGTGATTTTTTCTATTGGTTATGCTAAAAATAAAGTAGGAAAATTTACTGCCAACTTTGGATTGCTATCCAAGGAAGGAGGAATCAATAGGTTAAATGTGGCTGTGACCAGGGCCAGAAATAGGGTGGTAGTAGTGAGCAGTATATCTCCCAGGGATTTTAAGGAGAGGCAAACTCTCAATCCTGGTGTTAAAATGCTTCGTGATTATTTGGCTTATGCTGAGGAAATAGCTTCAGGAGAGAAGGTGAGGCTCCAAGAAAAGGATACGGCTGGTTTTGCAAGTTCATGGTATTTGAAGGGGAAATTAGAGGGGATTTATGGAAATCATGAATTAAAGGACAGGTCTATTTCACGTGTGATGGATTTGGAATTGCTTGAGGGAGATAAGTATTTAGGGGCTATATTGACAGATGATGATAGGCTTTTTTCATCTAAGACTGCCAAAGAGGCCTTTGTATATCATTCCCAATTATTGAGGCAAAAGGGCTGGAATGTGGTTTTTGTTTTTAGCAGGC
- a CDS encoding 2-hydroxyacid dehydrogenase, producing MRILIIDDMHESIVPLLEEVGFQVDYRPDIKRPEIEEIVSEYEGLIIRSKTPMDKPLLEKAAQLKFIGRAGAGLDKIDLDYIEEHGIKLFHAPEGNRDAVGEHAIGMLLALFNHFTKADKEVRSGVWDREGNRGEELKGKTIGVFGYGNMGSTFAKKLKGFEVKVLAYDKYKKDYGDEFAQEASFEEIQEKADVLSIHVPLTPETRDFFSMEVLMGFKKPFYLINTARGEVISFETLNKALSNGKLKGALLDVLENEKLATLTVEQKRSFEALCERNNVIFSPHIAGWTFQSYEKINQVLVEKIQTAFPIK from the coding sequence ATGAGAATTCTAATTATTGATGATATGCATGAAAGCATTGTGCCTCTTTTGGAAGAGGTTGGCTTTCAGGTGGATTATAGGCCAGATATTAAAAGGCCGGAAATTGAAGAGATTGTGAGCGAATACGAAGGTCTGATTATTCGGTCCAAAACCCCTATGGATAAGCCTCTATTGGAAAAAGCTGCCCAATTGAAGTTCATAGGAAGGGCAGGTGCTGGGTTGGATAAAATTGACCTGGATTATATAGAAGAACATGGGATTAAGCTTTTTCATGCACCGGAAGGAAACCGTGATGCTGTGGGAGAACATGCCATAGGGATGCTTTTGGCACTTTTCAATCACTTTACCAAAGCTGATAAGGAAGTGAGAAGTGGGGTTTGGGACAGAGAAGGAAATAGGGGTGAGGAGCTGAAAGGTAAGACAATTGGGGTTTTTGGTTATGGAAACATGGGGAGTACTTTTGCCAAAAAACTTAAAGGTTTTGAGGTGAAAGTCTTAGCCTATGATAAATATAAAAAAGACTATGGAGATGAATTTGCCCAAGAAGCAAGTTTTGAGGAGATCCAAGAAAAGGCTGATGTTCTTAGTATTCATGTCCCTTTGACCCCAGAAACCAGAGATTTCTTTAGCATGGAGGTTTTGATGGGCTTCAAGAAGCCGTTTTACCTGATCAATACTGCTAGGGGGGAAGTGATTAGCTTTGAAACCTTGAACAAGGCCTTGTCCAATGGAAAGCTTAAGGGAGCCTTGTTGGATGTGCTGGAGAATGAGAAACTGGCTACTTTGACAGTGGAACAAAAAAGGTCTTTTGAAGCCCTTTGTGAAAGGAATAATGTGATTTTTAGTCCTCATATTGCTGGATGGACTTTCCAATCATATGAGAAAATTAATCAGGTATTGGTGGAGAAAATACAAACTGCCTTTCCTATAAAATAG
- the rlmD gene encoding 23S rRNA (uracil(1939)-C(5))-methyltransferase RlmD, which produces MSRKMKNKVLENLTIERIASEGKCVTHYEGKVVFVQQVAPGDVVDVRITKGKSSFMEGQAIKIHKYSEDRVDPFCSHFGVCGGCKWQHINYELQLAYKRQQVLDQFSRIAKVPIPEVMPIIGSADTQYYRNKLDFTFSNNRWLTREEIDSGKDFERNALGFHIPKRFDKIVDIDHCYLQGGISNDVRNELRKFALENDISFFDMIQQVGLLRNLIIRTSSTGETMVIVQFGENQPQEIQRVMDFLAERFPEITSLLYIINLKKNETFHDQDIHTFKGRDYIIEKMEELEFRVGPKSFYQTNSKQAYELYKVARELANLNGDEVVYDLYTGTGTIANFVAKKAKQVIGIEYVEAAIEDAKLNAEVNSLDNTLFYAGDMKDILNDEFIAAHAAPDVIITDPPRAGMHDDVVNMLLKLEAPKIVYVSCNPATQARDVALLGEKYQVVKVQPVDMFPQTYHVENVVLLTLKSS; this is translated from the coding sequence ATGTCGAGAAAGATGAAAAATAAGGTTCTGGAAAACCTTACTATCGAGCGGATTGCCTCAGAGGGCAAATGTGTAACCCATTATGAAGGGAAAGTGGTTTTCGTCCAACAAGTAGCCCCAGGAGATGTGGTTGATGTCCGCATTACCAAGGGCAAAAGTAGTTTCATGGAAGGCCAGGCCATCAAGATCCACAAATACTCTGAAGACCGAGTGGATCCTTTCTGTTCCCATTTTGGGGTATGCGGAGGGTGTAAATGGCAACATATCAATTATGAACTTCAACTCGCTTACAAAAGACAACAAGTACTTGATCAATTTAGCAGGATTGCAAAAGTGCCCATCCCTGAGGTAATGCCCATCATTGGCTCTGCCGACACCCAGTATTACCGAAACAAACTTGACTTCACCTTTTCCAATAACAGGTGGCTGACCCGTGAAGAAATTGATTCTGGAAAGGATTTTGAAAGAAATGCCCTTGGATTTCATATCCCTAAGCGTTTTGATAAAATCGTTGACATCGATCATTGTTACCTTCAGGGAGGGATTTCTAATGACGTGAGAAATGAGCTGAGAAAGTTTGCATTAGAAAATGACATCAGCTTCTTTGATATGATCCAGCAAGTGGGACTACTAAGGAACTTGATCATTCGTACAAGCTCCACTGGAGAGACGATGGTCATTGTTCAATTCGGCGAAAACCAGCCTCAGGAAATTCAAAGAGTGATGGATTTCTTGGCAGAGAGATTCCCAGAAATCACTTCGCTGCTTTACATCATCAACCTCAAGAAAAACGAAACCTTCCACGATCAGGACATCCATACCTTCAAAGGCCGAGACTATATCATTGAAAAAATGGAGGAGCTGGAGTTTAGAGTGGGCCCCAAGTCCTTTTACCAAACCAATTCCAAACAAGCTTACGAATTATATAAAGTCGCAAGAGAACTTGCAAACCTAAATGGTGACGAGGTTGTGTATGATTTATACACAGGCACAGGAACCATTGCCAATTTTGTTGCGAAAAAAGCCAAACAGGTAATAGGTATTGAATATGTAGAAGCTGCCATAGAGGATGCTAAGCTTAACGCTGAAGTAAACAGCCTTGACAACACGCTCTTTTATGCAGGAGACATGAAAGACATTCTCAATGATGAATTCATTGCAGCACATGCCGCACCAGATGTAATCATTACAGATCCTCCTAGAGCAGGAATGCATGATGACGTAGTCAATATGTTATTAAAATTAGAGGCTCCCAAAATAGTTTACGTGAGCTGTAATCCTGCTACCCAAGCTAGAGATGTTGCGTTATTGGGAGAAAAATACCAAGTAGTCAAGGTTCAGCCTGTGGACATGTTTCCGCAGACTTACCATGTAGAAAATGTAGTATTATTGACCTTAAAATCATCATGA
- the rsmA gene encoding 16S rRNA (adenine(1518)-N(6)/adenine(1519)-N(6))-dimethyltransferase RsmA, whose product MEKVRAKKHLGQHFLTDLGIAEKIAKSVSGHQDVRQVLEIGPGMGVLTDFLLEEHWDLFLVDIDKESIAYLHKKYPQLREQIIDADFLQFDFSKVIDGEYIIAGNFPYNISSQIFFKVMDERNKVTEVVCMLQKEVARRIASPHGNKDYGILSVLLQAYYDIEYLFTVPPGVFDPPPKVDSGVIRLKRNGVKVLDCNEKLFFRVVKQGFSTRRKTLRNALKSLGLSEDMKLDPILDKRAEQLDVASFISLTNKLEASWKK is encoded by the coding sequence ATGGAGAAAGTCAGAGCAAAAAAGCACTTGGGGCAGCACTTCCTAACCGACCTTGGTATTGCGGAAAAAATTGCCAAGTCTGTTTCTGGACACCAAGATGTCAGACAAGTGTTGGAGATAGGGCCTGGGATGGGGGTGTTGACGGACTTTCTTTTGGAAGAGCATTGGGATTTGTTCTTAGTTGATATAGATAAGGAATCTATTGCGTATTTGCATAAAAAATACCCGCAGTTAAGAGAACAGATTATTGATGCAGATTTCTTGCAATTTGATTTTTCGAAGGTCATAGATGGTGAATATATCATTGCAGGGAATTTTCCATATAATATATCTTCTCAGATATTCTTTAAGGTGATGGATGAGCGGAATAAGGTGACCGAAGTAGTTTGTATGCTTCAAAAAGAAGTGGCCAGAAGAATCGCCTCACCACATGGGAACAAAGACTATGGAATACTGAGTGTGCTATTGCAGGCATATTATGATATTGAATATTTATTTACGGTGCCTCCAGGGGTTTTTGACCCGCCACCTAAGGTAGATAGCGGAGTGATCAGGTTGAAAAGGAATGGTGTCAAAGTACTGGATTGTAATGAGAAATTGTTTTTTAGAGTGGTGAAACAAGGGTTCAGCACTAGGAGGAAAACCTTGAGAAATGCACTTAAGTCTTTGGGTTTGTCGGAAGATATGAAGTTAGATCCAATTTTGGACAAAAGAGCTGAACAGCTAGATGTGGCATCTTTTATTTCTTTAACCAATAAACTGGAAGCGTCTTGGAAAAAATAA
- a CDS encoding HIT family protein: MSSIFTKIINREIPGHIVAEDENYIAFLDIMPLVKGHVLVVPKKEVDYIFDLEDELLAGLHLFSKKVAKAVDKTIKCTRVGVAVIGLEVPHVHVHLVPLNSMDDINFTRPKLKLENEEMAAIAEKIKKEVKL, translated from the coding sequence ATGTCAAGTATTTTCACAAAAATCATTAATAGAGAAATTCCCGGTCATATCGTGGCCGAGGATGAGAATTATATCGCCTTCCTTGATATCATGCCTTTGGTGAAAGGCCATGTGCTAGTTGTGCCTAAGAAGGAGGTAGATTATATCTTCGATTTAGAAGATGAATTGTTAGCAGGATTGCACCTCTTTTCAAAAAAGGTGGCAAAGGCTGTGGACAAAACGATCAAGTGTACCCGTGTAGGGGTAGCAGTGATTGGATTAGAGGTGCCTCATGTGCATGTTCATCTGGTGCCGTTGAACAGTATGGACGATATTAATTTTACCCGTCCAAAGCTGAAGTTGGAAAACGAAGAAATGGCAGCCATTGCTGAAAAAATCAAGAAGGAAGTAAAGCTCTAA
- the greA gene encoding transcription elongation factor GreA produces the protein MGKVQYYTEEGLRKLKDELQQLKTKGRQDIAKQIAEARDKGDLSENAEYDAAKDAQGLLELKISKLEEVVGNARVLDNSKMDTSKVGILSTVKIKNVKNGMTVAYTLVSEEEADLKANKISLSSPFGKGLLGKKVGEIAQINAPAGVIEFEVLEINY, from the coding sequence ATGGGAAAAGTACAATATTATACTGAAGAGGGTCTAAGGAAGTTAAAAGATGAACTTCAGCAGTTGAAGACGAAGGGAAGGCAGGATATTGCCAAGCAGATAGCAGAAGCAAGGGACAAAGGAGACCTTAGTGAAAATGCAGAATATGATGCCGCTAAGGATGCTCAAGGTCTTTTGGAATTGAAAATTTCCAAATTGGAGGAAGTGGTTGGCAATGCACGTGTGTTGGATAATTCAAAAATGGATACATCTAAGGTGGGAATTTTAAGTACAGTTAAAATTAAAAATGTCAAAAATGGCATGACAGTAGCTTATACCTTGGTATCCGAAGAAGAGGCGGATTTGAAGGCAAACAAGATTTCATTGTCATCACCTTTTGGCAAAGGTCTTTTAGGTAAGAAAGTAGGTGAAATTGCACAAATCAATGCTCCGGCAGGAGTTATAGAGTTCGAAGTATTAGAAATTAATTACTAA
- a CDS encoding SDR family oxidoreductase codes for MKFKDKVVIVTGATSGIGEACAEAFGNEGAKIVITGRNQVKLDNSLKKLADAGLEAKGILADAGVEADNKRMAEEVIKHYGKIDVLVNNAGISMRALFEELDTEVFHKVMDTNFWGTVYATKYCLPSILENKGSVVGVSSINGYRGTPARTAYTASKYAMNGFMESLRTEVMKRGVHILVACPGFTSSNIRNNALTGDGSAQGESPRDENDMMSSEEVARHIVHATYKRKRDLVLTREGKLAVFLNKWIPGIMDGIVYNHMAKEKDSPFK; via the coding sequence ATGAAATTTAAGGATAAAGTTGTGATTGTGACCGGTGCTACTTCTGGGATAGGAGAGGCATGCGCAGAGGCTTTTGGGAATGAGGGTGCCAAAATAGTGATTACCGGTAGAAACCAGGTTAAGCTTGATAATAGCCTTAAGAAGTTAGCGGATGCAGGTTTGGAGGCCAAGGGGATTTTGGCAGATGCTGGAGTAGAAGCGGATAACAAAAGAATGGCTGAAGAAGTAATTAAGCACTATGGAAAGATTGATGTTTTGGTCAATAATGCCGGTATTTCCATGAGGGCCCTTTTTGAGGAATTGGATACGGAGGTTTTTCATAAAGTTATGGATACTAATTTTTGGGGGACTGTCTATGCTACTAAATATTGTTTGCCTTCTATTCTAGAAAATAAAGGTTCGGTAGTCGGCGTATCATCTATTAATGGCTATCGAGGGACTCCGGCTAGAACAGCTTATACTGCCAGTAAATATGCCATGAATGGTTTTATGGAGTCTTTGCGGACAGAAGTAATGAAAAGGGGAGTACATATACTAGTGGCCTGCCCTGGCTTTACGTCCTCTAATATCAGGAATAATGCACTTACTGGGGATGGGAGTGCTCAAGGTGAATCTCCGAGGGATGAAAATGACATGATGAGTTCGGAGGAGGTTGCCAGACATATTGTTCATGCTACATATAAGCGAAAAAGGGATTTGGTCTTGACCAGAGAAGGTAAGCTGGCCGTGTTTTTGAACAAGTGGATTCCTGGGATAATGGACGGAATTGTTTATAATCATATGGCAAAGGAAAAGGATTCCCCATTCAAATAA
- the mgtE gene encoding magnesium transporter, giving the protein MEKIKEFELSKEYLESLKESIEAGDAVSIRESIDGANEADVASLLDELDMEEALFVLRTLDKEFSADVLIELDEEPQFKVVQEMDSVELAGLLDNMESDDAVDILNQLVVKDREEVISNIQEKEKSGYIQELLRYEEGSAGALMAKEFIKANLNWTVVQTIEEIRRQAENVEKIYSIYVVDNKESLIGRVALKKIILSASNTKIKDIYEDDIISVPTYMDEEEVAEIMRRYDLEALPVVNAKNKLVGRITVDDVLDVIREQAEEDMQAMTGISDDVEESDSVFRLSKARLPWLMIGCLGGLMGAKIIGVFEEGLEKYLQLASFIPLITATGGNVGIQSSSLVVQSLAAKSVFAESIGKRFAKVLLVAILNGIVLGLIVFGTVIFVYKEKVEFGVVVGLALFSVVLLASFMGTVTPIVLDKFGINPAMASGPFITTANDLLGLAVYFLVAMMLLNL; this is encoded by the coding sequence TTGGAAAAAATAAAAGAGTTTGAGTTATCCAAAGAATACCTTGAGAGCTTAAAAGAGAGCATTGAGGCAGGGGACGCTGTGTCCATCCGTGAGTCTATAGATGGTGCCAATGAGGCCGATGTGGCATCATTGCTGGATGAATTGGACATGGAAGAGGCTCTTTTTGTGTTGAGAACACTGGACAAGGAATTTTCTGCAGATGTACTGATAGAACTGGATGAAGAGCCTCAGTTCAAGGTGGTGCAAGAGATGGATTCTGTCGAGCTGGCTGGTCTGTTGGATAATATGGAATCTGATGATGCGGTGGATATCCTGAACCAGCTAGTGGTCAAGGATAGGGAAGAGGTCATCAGTAATATCCAAGAAAAAGAAAAGTCGGGGTATATCCAGGAACTTCTTCGATATGAAGAAGGAAGTGCTGGCGCCCTAATGGCAAAGGAATTTATTAAGGCCAACCTTAATTGGACTGTGGTTCAGACAATTGAAGAGATCCGTCGACAGGCTGAAAATGTGGAGAAAATTTATTCCATCTATGTGGTGGATAATAAAGAGAGTCTGATTGGCAGGGTGGCTTTGAAAAAGATCATTTTGTCTGCTTCCAATACCAAAATCAAGGATATTTACGAAGACGATATTATTTCAGTTCCTACTTATATGGATGAGGAGGAAGTGGCTGAAATTATGCGTAGGTATGACTTGGAAGCTCTGCCCGTGGTGAATGCGAAAAACAAATTGGTCGGAAGGATTACTGTCGATGACGTTTTGGATGTGATCCGTGAACAGGCAGAAGAAGATATGCAGGCCATGACGGGTATTTCGGATGATGTGGAGGAATCCGATTCTGTTTTCAGACTTTCTAAGGCGAGGCTCCCTTGGTTAATGATTGGTTGCTTAGGAGGTTTGATGGGAGCTAAGATAATTGGAGTGTTTGAAGAAGGATTGGAAAAATATTTGCAGCTGGCCTCGTTCATCCCTTTGATTACAGCCACGGGAGGAAATGTGGGGATTCAGTCCTCATCTTTGGTAGTGCAGTCTTTAGCTGCTAAATCTGTTTTTGCCGAAAGTATAGGGAAACGGTTTGCAAAGGTGCTTTTGGTAGCCATTCTTAATGGAATAGTGTTGGGACTGATCGTTTTTGGAACGGTGATATTTGTGTATAAGGAAAAAGTTGAGTTTGGAGTCGTGGTAGGCTTGGCTTTATTTAGTGTTGTTCTTTTGGCATCCTTTATGGGAACAGTTACCCCTATTGTTTTGGATAAATTTGGAATCAATCCGGCGATGGCTTCAGGACCATTTATTACCACAGCCAATGACCTTTTGGGCTTGGCGGTCTATTTTCTAGTAGCGATGATGCTATTAAATTTATAA